GTTGGAAATAGTTTCAGCTCAAGAAGTTGCTACAGATAATAAACTTAATGAAATTTAAAAATTCTAACAGTTTGCGATTGTACCTATTTATTTCCACATTAGAGAGTTTGATAAATGCGGTTACTAGCTCATTGGAATTAGTACCATATACTACTAGCGAAAATCTGTAGACGTAGAATGTTGCAAAATCTCCATTAACATTAATTCCGAAGATAAAATCCAGCACATGTAATACCCATTCGATAGCGTATTTAGAAATAATCTTGACATATTTAGAAGTACGTTCTTTTAATGCTTTAGACATTAGAAGTGGACAGGAGGTAAATGGGAGAACCTGAGGTTCAGCTCTTGTATCCACGAATGCGTAGGTCCTTCTTCCCTTAACTATGTTAAGTCTAAAATGGTGCCGACGTCGAAATCCGTTGATGTAGGTATTAATGGTATATTGGATGAGAGCTTAAATACTGTGTACGTGTGTTTCGGGTGTAACGTTATACTTTCGATAAGTTGAGAACCGATTTCAAATATTAACTTATTATCTTCGATAGACATGAAGCTTGATGCCCTATCACTAGTTTTGGAGTATGGTGGAATTTTGATAATATAAGGTATAAAGACGGAAGTTTTTGATCGTATAATGATCGTACAGTATAATTAAGGTTCAAAGTTTGGATAACCCCTTTAGTAGTGGTAACTGGGATACATTCTTTCTTCACTGTTAATAACGCTGATTTTTCTAACAATAGGATTCGATCATGTGTATCGCGCACGTAAAAGCACGAGGAGGGTGTTGACACCATCAGAATAGTGTTAGTGATAGTGAAGAAGAGACCGTGGTAGTGGTAACGAAACGAGTTAGATCCTCTCTAACCGGTGGAGTATCTCGTTGGAGCGAAGCGGAGAATGACAAGAGGACTCCTCGTGCTGCGGTACCACGTTGATCACTAAAAGGCTTACTGTCCTTGGGAATACGGCGCCGTGGGTACACTCACAACTCCAACCTGTCCTCCCGACGTATGATGACTTCTCTCGGTTCCCCCTCTTCGACTTCCACGATAACGGTACCCGTGAGTCCCTTGTCGGCCAATCGCTCTACAGCCTTCCGGATACCCTCGACCGCGGCGCTTCGTCGTAGGTCCTCCTTGTATTCCTCGTACAGGAGACCTACTAGGTCCCTGAGAGATCGCATGAGATCGGGTACTTCCTCACCCAGGAAGTTCGCGACATCCTCCCACTCCCAACGCTGTAAACACTTGGTGATGAGCAGCAATTCCTCCTCCTCGGACAGCTCCGGCCTGTCCTCGGTGTCCAAGAAGTACGCTTTCGCCAGTTCCCGTACCGCGTCGGCAGCGATCTCGTACGTGTGGACCATATCTGCGTACTTTTCGAGCCGTTTAAGTTGACCCTCGGTTAGCGTCGGCTGGTACTTCAAGGACGACATGGGTTCGAAGAGCAGTCGGGCCACCTCAGGCTCAAGGTCTCGATGTGTTTCGCCTAGCCAGTTTGCCAGTTTGATCCTGAACTCGAAGTTCGCTCGGTTGATGATCTCCTCGGCTTCCTCGGAGATCGGCCGGATAACGGCGACGGAGTATTCTCCGCTTACGGGGTTACGGTTGGGGCTGATGTGCACAGGAACAAAACCGTTACGCAACCAGAATCGGGTAAGTTCTTCGTTGGCTCCGAACCCCGTTCCTATCCAATCGTAGTTCTTCTTTTTCGCTATTTTTACCAGTTCCTTCATGGCTCGAGAGCCAAGGCCATGCCTCATGACGTCAGGATGTGTCGCTATCCTTACGATCCTGAGTCCCTTCATTCGCGGGAACTCCAGCGCGTCGTGGTGTTGAACCATCAAATCTGGGATCACGTTGCCCGGCGGTCGGTAACCGCGACGCATTTTGGTGATCACGTCTCTGGGTATGGAGCCTTCACGGGCTACCTGGAGCGCGGTGACGATCTTACCGGTCTCGGTTTTGAGGGCGTAGGCCTCGTGGTGTGGAGCGTCGGCGAGCACCATCACGTCGCTGGGCCGGTTACGATAATGTGCCATCACATAGATTCCGATGAATTGACGTAGCTCATCTTCACCCTCAGGATCCTCGAACCAGTACCTCAGGTCCGGCTTCTCTAGCTCGACCTTCATTTCCTTCACGCATTTCAGGTCACTCTCGTCGAGATCCGCGGGCTCGGCGTCCAGGAGGAGCGTGTCGAATAACCATCGTTCGATGGGGTCGTCCGGATCGTAGCGGATCGGCTCGTGCATCTTGAACTCTATCAAGCGAACGTCCTGTCTCCTGCGGACGTTCTGGAGGAACCTCACCGAGAATCCGCGGCCCGCACCTTCGTAGCCGTGGATGGTGGAAGAGTAGACCACCTTGTCGTTGTTGTCCAGGATCCTCTCCAGGATGGGAACGTGAATCGATGCGGCTTCGTCGACTACCATCAGGTCGCACTCGATCTCGGAGGCTTCGGACGGTTGCTCGTACTCGACCACGAAATCGTCGGTTTCTACGTACACGATGTTCCCTTTGTCGTCCCGTTCCACATCGTACTCGACACCGAGCTCACGCAATGCTTTGAGTAAGAACTCGAAGAGTACGGCGACGTTCTCGGGCTCGGACGCCGTAACCACGACGTCGTACACGTCGGTCGTGACGCCCGCACCTGTCACGGCGATTCCGAGAAGCGCCGACTTGCCCCGCCCTCGGTCCGCCGTGAGGATCAGGGCGGTCTTGCCGTTCGACTCCAACAGCTCTTCGAACCTAATCAGGGCCCGAAATTGATCCTCGGTCGCACACATCCGGTAGAGATCGTCGGGGAGCACGGCGTCGTCCGGTGGATCGAGATATGGCCGTTCTCGACGTTTGACCTTCACTTCGAGGTCGACATCTTCCGACGGTTCAGGATCTGCGGTCCACTCATCCGTGTTTACTATCCAAATGCCGTCATGCTCCTTCAGCTTCCTTATGAACCGCCGGTTGAAACGCTTGCCGACGTGGTCGAGCGTGTAAGGCGGTGTCACTAAGCTCTTGTGGAAGGCAGTCCACATGTTCCTCCAGCGGTCGAAGGGCGGGGTCTGGAAGATTACGAGACCACCTCCTCGAACTGTTTCGACGAGACGACCGATAGCGTCCGGATCCAGGTCGTAGGATAGGTCAATCACCATGAGATCCCAGGTAGTACCGAGCGCCCGTTTGGAGCTGCCGAAAGTGAGTGCCTCTAACTCGTACTCGAAGTTTGCTTCCTCGGCGAATCCCTCGAAGACGCGGCGAAACTTCTCGTAACGCTCATAAGCGTACGTGTCCTCTTTGAGGCTGTCAGTCACATACAGGACGGAAATGGGCCTATCCCGGACGTCGAAAAGGACGTCCGCGGCTCCCGCCGTCACGACACCCGCAGCCTCCGCTTTCCCTTCATCACCCTGGAACACGATCATCCTTCGGTGTCTGTGGACTAAGGCCTCGGCGAGGGCTTCCTCCCCAACGTCTAGCACGATCTCATCGACGTCCGCGAAGTCCAGTACTCCCTCGTCGAAGAACACTTCCACTTTGTCCGGCATTCCGAGCCCCCTCTGCCGCACTATTCCCCCTTGATGGTGGGATTCGACTTAAAGCCCGAGACGGTACGCTCCACCTGGGGATGAAGACGGACCTCGGGCCGAAGTCCAATGGGGAGGGTCCGCGCTACTGACCCGCTTTTCCTCGGGGGACCAGGGTTGATCCCAAGGATCATGGTGGGGACCTCCCCGTTCCTAGGAGCTGGTCAGTTCGGGCATCGGGCCTTCCTATACCGACGCACCTTCTACCATTGCCCTGAAAACATCGTCACACTGCTAGAGTACTGCGCCGAAGAGCTCGGAGTTACGGGTGTCCAAGCCCTAGCGGATCCAGTCATTATCGAGGCGCTGAGGGACGTGGATCCAGATCTGGACGTCGTGGCGGTAGTGGGACTGAGGAACTTGGAGGAGGAGCTCGAGATGCTGGAAGACCTGAACCTTCGTGCGGTGCTCCTTCACGCTAGCTGTGTCGATGGTGAGGACGTCGGAGAAGTGTCTGCCAAGCTGAATGAAATCAGAGACCGATTAGATGTTCCGGTCGGGATCGCAACGCACCGACCGGATGAGACGCTCCCTAGGTGGGAAGACAGAAAAACGGCAGACGTGTACATGGTTCCTATGAACCCAGTTGGGGCGTTCATGGGTGACCAGAAAGTCGTCGAAGAGCTCTTGGCCGAAACTGATCGAACTGTGATAGCGAAGAAAGTATTGGCGGCGGGGTCATTACCGCCGGAGGAAGGACTACCGTACGCAGCGCGTTACGCGGACGCCGTGGCTGTGGGAATCGCGGGGAAGGAGGAAGCGGAGGAGACTCTAAGGACCGCT
Above is a window of Methanopyrus sp. SNP6 DNA encoding:
- a CDS encoding tRNA(Met) cytidine acetyltransferase TmcA, yielding MPDKVEVFFDEGVLDFADVDEIVLDVGEEALAEALVHRHRRMIVFQGDEGKAEAAGVVTAGAADVLFDVRDRPISVLYVTDSLKEDTYAYERYEKFRRVFEGFAEEANFEYELEALTFGSSKRALGTTWDLMVIDLSYDLDPDAIGRLVETVRGGGLVIFQTPPFDRWRNMWTAFHKSLVTPPYTLDHVGKRFNRRFIRKLKEHDGIWIVNTDEWTADPEPSEDVDLEVKVKRRERPYLDPPDDAVLPDDLYRMCATEDQFRALIRFEELLESNGKTALILTADRGRGKSALLGIAVTGAGVTTDVYDVVVTASEPENVAVLFEFLLKALRELGVEYDVERDDKGNIVYVETDDFVVEYEQPSEASEIECDLMVVDEAASIHVPILERILDNNDKVVYSSTIHGYEGAGRGFSVRFLQNVRRRQDVRLIEFKMHEPIRYDPDDPIERWLFDTLLLDAEPADLDESDLKCVKEMKVELEKPDLRYWFEDPEGEDELRQFIGIYVMAHYRNRPSDVMVLADAPHHEAYALKTETGKIVTALQVAREGSIPRDVITKMRRGYRPPGNVIPDLMVQHHDALEFPRMKGLRIVRIATHPDVMRHGLGSRAMKELVKIAKKKNYDWIGTGFGANEELTRFWLRNGFVPVHISPNRNPVSGEYSVAVIRPISEEAEEIINRANFEFRIKLANWLGETHRDLEPEVARLLFEPMSSLKYQPTLTEGQLKRLEKYADMVHTYEIAADAVRELAKAYFLDTEDRPELSEEEELLLITKCLQRWEWEDVANFLGEEVPDLMRSLRDLVGLLYEEYKEDLRRSAAVEGIRKAVERLADKGLTGTVIVEVEEGEPREVIIRREDRLEL